In a single window of the Megalobrama amblycephala isolate DHTTF-2021 linkage group LG3, ASM1881202v1, whole genome shotgun sequence genome:
- the LOC125264161 gene encoding GTPase IMAP family member 9-like: MGASVSSTDKNIVLLGKTGHGKSSAGNTILRKNSFTPDASPNSITVTSVRGERNVYGQKITVIDTPGVFDTDRDDETIKSEIIRSIINCTAGIDAFVIVLKVKRYTRQEMEIVDRIVEYWGEDTFRHAVVLFTHGEELEGQTIEEFIQRNPNLQELVNRCGGRCHVIDNKYWRKCLHCPCSCGYKSNWVQVKNLLDTINRMVQRNGRRYTNELLQSVERMIQVEMMNTNEDNVSPNQQRERAERTVHDNLLMKFAGASAGALTGAFLMGIGFCVAIVGTCLTEVTRAAGSGIAAATLNAGVTGGTAAGAGVSTYAAGVTLSVATLSGFIAGGATGWDAATEADSVSDAILMGAAATYENGIVVVERAQEYMSLIFNPRNIAY; the protein is encoded by the exons ATGGGAG CGAGCGTGTCTTCAACAGACAAAAATATCGTCCTTCTTGGGAAAACTGGACATGGAAAAAGCAGTGCTGGAAATACAATCCTCAGAAAAAACAGTTTCACACCTGACGCTTCACCTAATTCCATAACAGTTACATCTGTAAGAGGAGAGAGAAATGTTTATGGGCAAAAGATCACCGTTATCGACACACCTGGAGTCTTTGACACAGATCGTGATGATGAGACCATCAAATCTGAGATCATTAGGTCCATTATTAATTGCACTGCAGGTATTGATGCCTTTGTCATTGTTCTAAAAGTTAAAAGGTACACAAGACAAGAAATGGAGATTGTGGATAGAATTGTTGAATATTGGGGAGAGGATACTTTTAGACATGCAGTGGTTTTATTCACTCATGGTGAAGAACTAGAGGGTCAAACCAtcgaagaatttatccagagaAATCCAAACCTGCAGGAGCTTGTTAATAGATGTGGAGGTCGCTGTCATGTCATTGACAATAAATACTGGAGAAAATGTCTCCATTGCCCCTGTAGTTGTGGGTACAAAAGCAACTGGGTTCAGGTGAAAAATCTGCTGGATACCATAAACAGGATGGTGCAAAGGAACGGCCGTCGCTACACCAATGAGTTGCTTCAAAGTGTGGAGAGGATGATTCAAGTGGAGATGATGAATACAAATGAAGACAATGTGTCTCCAAACCAGCAGCGAGAAAGAGCGGAAAGGACTGTTCATGATAATCTTCTGATGAAATTTGCAGGTGCATCAGCAGGGGCTCTAACTGGTGCTTTTTTAATGGGCATTGGCTTTTGTGTTGCAATAGTGGGGACCTGCCTTACAGAAGTAACAAGAGCAGCAGGGTCAGGTATTGCAGCAGCTACGCTAAATGCAGGGGTCACAGGAGGAACTGCAGCAGGTGCAGGGGTTAGTACATATGCTGCCGGTGTTACTCTTTCAGTTGCAACTCTTTCAGGATTCATTGCAGGAGGAGCTACAGGATGGGATGCAGCAACAGAAGCTGATTCAGTGTCTGATGCAATATTGATGGGAGCAGCAGCCACCTATGAGAACGGAATAGTTGTAGTTGAGAGGGCACAAGAATATATGTCCCTTATATTTAACCCCCGTAACATAGCCTACTGA